One Prinia subflava isolate CZ2003 ecotype Zambia chromosome 8, Cam_Psub_1.2, whole genome shotgun sequence DNA window includes the following coding sequences:
- the LOC134554434 gene encoding collagen alpha-1(XVIII) chain-like isoform X5: protein MRPVGRARGVSGPPITAGAVPGPREQTAQASGMSQRPPSRAAGPRSSGMGSSSLPRLLRTLCLVSVLAGCLHPATAQWFSMGSEDTTPDPGTSPVPPALDGEEDTDAGVEPAGKVLLSKPPQATAPRRRDQPSRGAAKGSGHAPPRTRGKHRPTAAPEIFEGSAVEEEFLQIQTTAKGLPRRVPPAPQTDPALQVHNTSGCVCPVHPGPPGPPGPKGEKGDRGFPGERGQPGFLGERGKSGSPGQPGHQGPRGPPGPPGPPGPPGPPGAWGARSPSVPAALSERSENEQRGVSSPAGNPGPPGPPGLPGMPGPPGYPGHDGPQGAPGREGKPGPPGPPGAVGPPGFPGAEGIPGSPGSAGPDGPPGAPGLPGPQGPPGVPGHEGPPGPPGPASLPGKPGLQGEPGFPGPKGEKGEYGLPGMPGSPGRTGEPGSPGMPGPMGPPGPPGDYRQCDSRHAGHRGLVGLPGPKGEKGDPGEPGCCYGEHGCKPGHVPFASTGSQPGSWGSIHRYPTDGKEEPEIYGAIIPHGLRGPPGIPGPPGPPGPPGPPGLLYLNRVHPMHAQPPCKQPGSADRSWPSVSMGTSRPYAGTPCDPSPSLGSPDAGVPQTEPSDSRADPRRQTWVFKSKELMVKASSAVPEGSLVYVREGSNAFLRTPTGWSRLLLEDPKSFLAGDDPSASTPQYQEAKRVQPRGPNTLSPMQSPTDSLIQKEEEQGLPQILPTTAAPRIPSLRLAALNVPLSGDMSGIRGADLQCYRQSQEAGLYGTFRAFLSAPSQHLASIVKRTDRTLPIINLKGQLLAKSWSSLFGGQSGAALRGPIYSFNGRNILTDPLWPHQLAWHGSTPRGGHARRWDCQGWRSSGTAEGMATALGEGRLLAGHRHNCSTPLAVLCIEVAFPYRHMW from the exons ATGCGGCCCGTGGGGCGGGCAAGGGGCGTGTCGGGGCCGCCGATAACAGCGGGCGCCGTGCCGGGGCCGCGGGAGCAGACGGCGCAGGCGAGTGGGATGAGCCAGAGACCCCCATCCCGGGCAGCCGGGCCCCGAAGCAGCGGGATGGGGTCCAGCAGTCTCCCGCGACTCCTCCGCACCCTCTGCCTCGTCTCGGTGCTGGCCGGGTGCCTGCACCCTGCCACGGCCCAGTGGTTTTCCATGGGCTCAGAGGACACCACCCCAGATCCAggcaccagccctgtgccccccgCCCTGGATGGGGAGGAAG ACACAGATGCCGGCGTGGAGCCCGCGGGGAAGGTGCTGCTGAGCAAACCTCCTCAGGCAACAGCCCCTAGACGCCGGGACCAGCCCTCCAGGGGGGCAGCAAAGGGGTCAGGCCATGCCCCGCCGCGCACACGAGGCAAG CACCGACCCACGGCCGCCCCGGAGATCTTTGAGGGGAGCGCAGTGGAAGAGGAGTTCCTGCAGATTCAG ACGACGGCGAAGGGGCTGCCCCGGCGGGTCCCGCCGGCCCCGCAGACGGACCCCGCCCTTCAG gtGCACAACACCTCCGGATGTGTCTGCCCCGTGCACCCCGGCCCTCCCGGCCCTCCCGGCCCAAAG GGAGAGAAAGGTGACCGAGGGTTCCCTGGAGAGAGAGGCCAGCCCGGATTCTtaggggagagagggaagtcGGGCAGCCCAGGACAGCCAGGTCACCAGGGTCCCCGGGGCCCCCCGGGTCCTCCGGGACCACCAGggcccccgggacccccgggtGCCTGGGGAGCCCGGAGCCCGTCCGTGCCTGCTGCACTCTCGGAGAGATCAGAGAACGAG CAGCGGGGAgtctccagccctgcaggaaacccaggacccccaggtcccccTGGACTGCCTGGAATGCCCGGACCCCCTGGCTACCCAGGCCATGATGGCCCCCAGGGGGCCCCTGGGCGGGAGGGAAAGCCAGGACCCCCAGGccctccaggagctgtggggccACCTGGTTTCCCTGGGGCTGAAGGAATTCCAGGAtctccaggctcagctgggCCAGATGGACCCCCAGGGGCACCCGGACTCCCAGGGCCTCAGGGTCCCCCCGGGGTGCCTGGGCATGAAGGACCCCCTGGTCCCCCAGGACCTGCATCACTCCCTGGCAAACCAGGGCTCCAAGGGGAGCCCGGATTCCCAGGACCAAAG GGTGAGAAGGGCGAATATGGGCTGCCAGGCatgccagggagccctggccGGACTGGAGAGCCAGGGTCCCCGGGCATGCCCGGTCCCATGGGGCCACCAGGACCACCAGGGGACTACAGG CAGTGTGACTCACGCCACGCTGGACACCGTGGATTGGTCGGGCTGCCAGGCCCCAAG GGAGAAAAGGGCGACCCTGGAGAGCCG gggtgctgctaTGGGGAACACGGGTGCAAACCAGGCCACGTCCCCTTCGCCAGCACTGGCAGCCAGCCCGGCTCCTGGGGGTCCATCCACAGGTACCCAACG GATGGCAAAGAGGAACCAGAGATTTATGGAGCAATCATCCCCCAT GGTCTTCGAGGTCCTCCCGGGATCCCCGGCCCCCCTGGGCCCCCTGGCCCCCCTGGCCCTCCAGGTCTCCTCTACCTCAAT AGGGTGCACCCCATGCATGCCCAGCCGCCCTGCAAGCAGCCG GGATCCGCAGACAGAAGCTGGCCATCAG TTTCCATGGGAACATCCAGGCCCTATGCTGGGACACCTTGTGACCCCTCACCATCTCTGGGCTCTCCAGATGCCGGTGTCCCTCAGACAGAGCCATCGGACTCCCGCGCTGATCCCCGG CGCCAGACGTGGGTTTTCAAGTCCAAGGAGCTGATGGTGAAGGCGAGCAGTGCTGTGCCCGAGGGGAGCCTGGTCTATGTGCGGGAAGGGAGCAACGCCTTCCTCCGGACCCCCACTGGCTGGAGCCGCCTCCTG ctggaggatCCAAAGTCGTTCTTGGCTGGTGATGATCCTTCTGCCTCCACCCCACAGTACCAG GAGGCAAAGAGGGTGCAGCCAAGAGGTCCCAACACGCTGTCACCCATGCAGTCTCCAACAGACTCACTG ATccagaaggaggaggaacaaGGGCTGCCCCAGATTCTGCCAACCACCGCCGCCCCACGGATCCCATCT ctccGCCTGGCTGCCCTCAACGTGCCGCTCTCCGGTGACATGAGCGGGATCCGGGGCGCTGACCTGCAGTGTTACCGGCAGTCACAGGAGGCCGGGCTCTACGGCACCTTCCGGGCCTTCCTGTCCGCCCCCAGCCAGCACCTGGCGTCCATCGTCAAGAGGACAGACAGGACCCTCCCCATCATCAACCTGAAG gggcagctgctggccaaGTCCTGGAGCTCCCTCTTTGGGGGTCAGTCTGGTGCTGCCCTGCGGGGTCCCATCTATTCCTTCAACGGGCGGAACATCCTGACGGATCCCCTCTG GCCCCACCAGCTAGCCTGGCACGGCTCCACACCACGGGGTGGCCATGCCCGCCGGTGGGACTGCCAGGGCTGGcgcagctctggcacagccgaGGGCATGGCCACTGCCCTGGGTGAGGGCCGGCTGCTGGCCGGGCACCGGCACAACTGCTCCACGCCGCTGGCCGTGCTCTGCATCGAGGTGGCTTTTCCTTACCGGCACATGTGGTGA
- the LOC134554434 gene encoding collagen alpha-1(V) chain-like isoform X1, whose product MRPVGRARGVSGPPITAGAVPGPREQTAQASGMSQRPPSRAAGPRSSGMGSSSLPRLLRTLCLVSVLAGCLHPATAQWFSMGSEDTTPDPGTSPVPPALDGEEDTDAGVEPAGKVLLSKPPQATAPRRRDQPSRGAAKGSGHAPPRTRGKHRPTAAPEIFEGSAVEEEFLQIQTTAKGLPRRVPPAPQTDPALQVHNTSGCVCPVHPGPPGPPGPKGEKGDRGFPGERGQPGFLGERGKSGSPGQPGHQGPRGPPGPPGPPGPPGPPGAWGARSPSVPAALSERSENEQRGVSSPAGNPGPPGPPGLPGMPGPPGYPGHDGPQGAPGREGKPGPPGPPGAVGPPGFPGAEGIPGSPGSAGPDGPPGAPGLPGPQGPPGVPGHEGPPGPPGPASLPGKPGLQGEPGFPGPKGEKGEYGLPGMPGSPGRTGEPGSPGMPGPMGPPGPPGDYRQCDSRHAGHRGLVGLPGPKGEKGDPGEPGCCYGEHGCKPGHVPFASTGSQPGSWGSIHRYPTDGKEEPEIYGAIIPHGLRGPPGIPGPPGPPGPPGPPGLLYLNRVHPMHAQPPCKQPGSADRSWPSVSMGTSRPYAGTPCDPSPSLGSPDAGVPQTEPSDSRADPRVRPGCVPGQTPPAAPYHTLGPSPSALPQRQTWVFKSKELMVKASSAVPEGSLVYVREGSNAFLRTPTGWSRLLLEDPKSFLAGDDPSASTPQYQEAKRVQPRGPNTLSPMQSPTDSLIQKEEEQGLPQILPTTAAPRIPSLRLAALNVPLSGDMSGIRGADLQCYRQSQEAGLYGTFRAFLSAPSQHLASIVKRTDRTLPIINLKGQLLAKSWSSLFGGQSGAALRGPIYSFNGRNILTDPLWPHQLAWHGSTPRGGHARRWDCQGWRSSGTAEGMATALGEGRLLAGHRHNCSTPLAVLCIEVAFPYRHMW is encoded by the exons ATGCGGCCCGTGGGGCGGGCAAGGGGCGTGTCGGGGCCGCCGATAACAGCGGGCGCCGTGCCGGGGCCGCGGGAGCAGACGGCGCAGGCGAGTGGGATGAGCCAGAGACCCCCATCCCGGGCAGCCGGGCCCCGAAGCAGCGGGATGGGGTCCAGCAGTCTCCCGCGACTCCTCCGCACCCTCTGCCTCGTCTCGGTGCTGGCCGGGTGCCTGCACCCTGCCACGGCCCAGTGGTTTTCCATGGGCTCAGAGGACACCACCCCAGATCCAggcaccagccctgtgccccccgCCCTGGATGGGGAGGAAG ACACAGATGCCGGCGTGGAGCCCGCGGGGAAGGTGCTGCTGAGCAAACCTCCTCAGGCAACAGCCCCTAGACGCCGGGACCAGCCCTCCAGGGGGGCAGCAAAGGGGTCAGGCCATGCCCCGCCGCGCACACGAGGCAAG CACCGACCCACGGCCGCCCCGGAGATCTTTGAGGGGAGCGCAGTGGAAGAGGAGTTCCTGCAGATTCAG ACGACGGCGAAGGGGCTGCCCCGGCGGGTCCCGCCGGCCCCGCAGACGGACCCCGCCCTTCAG gtGCACAACACCTCCGGATGTGTCTGCCCCGTGCACCCCGGCCCTCCCGGCCCTCCCGGCCCAAAG GGAGAGAAAGGTGACCGAGGGTTCCCTGGAGAGAGAGGCCAGCCCGGATTCTtaggggagagagggaagtcGGGCAGCCCAGGACAGCCAGGTCACCAGGGTCCCCGGGGCCCCCCGGGTCCTCCGGGACCACCAGggcccccgggacccccgggtGCCTGGGGAGCCCGGAGCCCGTCCGTGCCTGCTGCACTCTCGGAGAGATCAGAGAACGAG CAGCGGGGAgtctccagccctgcaggaaacccaggacccccaggtcccccTGGACTGCCTGGAATGCCCGGACCCCCTGGCTACCCAGGCCATGATGGCCCCCAGGGGGCCCCTGGGCGGGAGGGAAAGCCAGGACCCCCAGGccctccaggagctgtggggccACCTGGTTTCCCTGGGGCTGAAGGAATTCCAGGAtctccaggctcagctgggCCAGATGGACCCCCAGGGGCACCCGGACTCCCAGGGCCTCAGGGTCCCCCCGGGGTGCCTGGGCATGAAGGACCCCCTGGTCCCCCAGGACCTGCATCACTCCCTGGCAAACCAGGGCTCCAAGGGGAGCCCGGATTCCCAGGACCAAAG GGTGAGAAGGGCGAATATGGGCTGCCAGGCatgccagggagccctggccGGACTGGAGAGCCAGGGTCCCCGGGCATGCCCGGTCCCATGGGGCCACCAGGACCACCAGGGGACTACAGG CAGTGTGACTCACGCCACGCTGGACACCGTGGATTGGTCGGGCTGCCAGGCCCCAAG GGAGAAAAGGGCGACCCTGGAGAGCCG gggtgctgctaTGGGGAACACGGGTGCAAACCAGGCCACGTCCCCTTCGCCAGCACTGGCAGCCAGCCCGGCTCCTGGGGGTCCATCCACAGGTACCCAACG GATGGCAAAGAGGAACCAGAGATTTATGGAGCAATCATCCCCCAT GGTCTTCGAGGTCCTCCCGGGATCCCCGGCCCCCCTGGGCCCCCTGGCCCCCCTGGCCCTCCAGGTCTCCTCTACCTCAAT AGGGTGCACCCCATGCATGCCCAGCCGCCCTGCAAGCAGCCG GGATCCGCAGACAGAAGCTGGCCATCAG TTTCCATGGGAACATCCAGGCCCTATGCTGGGACACCTTGTGACCCCTCACCATCTCTGGGCTCTCCAGATGCCGGTGTCCCTCAGACAGAGCCATCGGACTCCCGCGCTGATCCCCGGGTGCGTCCAGGCTGTGTCCCCGGGCAAACCCCCCCAGCTGCCCCGTACCACACACTAGGACCCTCACCCTCTGCACTCCCCCAGCGCCAGACGTGGGTTTTCAAGTCCAAGGAGCTGATGGTGAAGGCGAGCAGTGCTGTGCCCGAGGGGAGCCTGGTCTATGTGCGGGAAGGGAGCAACGCCTTCCTCCGGACCCCCACTGGCTGGAGCCGCCTCCTG ctggaggatCCAAAGTCGTTCTTGGCTGGTGATGATCCTTCTGCCTCCACCCCACAGTACCAG GAGGCAAAGAGGGTGCAGCCAAGAGGTCCCAACACGCTGTCACCCATGCAGTCTCCAACAGACTCACTG ATccagaaggaggaggaacaaGGGCTGCCCCAGATTCTGCCAACCACCGCCGCCCCACGGATCCCATCT ctccGCCTGGCTGCCCTCAACGTGCCGCTCTCCGGTGACATGAGCGGGATCCGGGGCGCTGACCTGCAGTGTTACCGGCAGTCACAGGAGGCCGGGCTCTACGGCACCTTCCGGGCCTTCCTGTCCGCCCCCAGCCAGCACCTGGCGTCCATCGTCAAGAGGACAGACAGGACCCTCCCCATCATCAACCTGAAG gggcagctgctggccaaGTCCTGGAGCTCCCTCTTTGGGGGTCAGTCTGGTGCTGCCCTGCGGGGTCCCATCTATTCCTTCAACGGGCGGAACATCCTGACGGATCCCCTCTG GCCCCACCAGCTAGCCTGGCACGGCTCCACACCACGGGGTGGCCATGCCCGCCGGTGGGACTGCCAGGGCTGGcgcagctctggcacagccgaGGGCATGGCCACTGCCCTGGGTGAGGGCCGGCTGCTGGCCGGGCACCGGCACAACTGCTCCACGCCGCTGGCCGTGCTCTGCATCGAGGTGGCTTTTCCTTACCGGCACATGTGGTGA